The window TTAAAATCATTACTTTTGGTTACAGCATTTCAAAAAATATTTAAACGTTGAGTACTCTTAAAGCATTAACAACACTAATTGCCAAGCCAAACAGGCTTAAGGCATTATTATCATACGGACATAAAGGATACTTGAACAGCATTGGCTGGTTTATGGCCTTTGATAAAAAACAGGCCGTAGATGGAAACGGGAAGGCATTACCCTGGGTAACCTATTCTTTTATCGATTTCATTAAAGAAAGAATCAACAAAACGCAGCATATTTTCGAATATGGATCGGGCAGCTCTACGCTATTTTATGCAGAGCGCGCAGGTTCGGTTACATCGGTAGAGCACGATAAGGGTTGGTACGATAATGTAAAAAATACAAGCCCTGCCAATGCCGAAATGATATTCTGCCAGTTAGAAAAAGATGGCGAATACGCTAAAAAAGCAACCCTGCTTAACCGCAAATTCGATATCATTATTGTAGATGGCCGCGACCGCGTAAATTGCTGTAAATACAGTGTGGACGCTTTATCAGCAAACGGTGTTCTGGTTTTAGATGATAGCGAGCGTGAAGTTTACCAGCAAGCACGCGTACTTTTAAAAGCACAAGGTTTTAAAGAAATCAGTTTCAGCGGAATTTCGCCCGGCTTATTTTACGAAAAGGCTACTTCTGTTTTTTACAAGGAAAACAACTGTTTAGGTATTTAATCCTACTATGTTATGCTAAGCGAAGAAGTAAAAACGGCCTACGATAATTTTTATACCAATAGTGATGTAGCCTGGCGTATGCTCGGCGCCAAATATAAAGCGCAAAACATTGTTGAAGTTTGCAAAGGCATTAAACCTCAAAAAGTTTTAGAAGTTGGTGCTGGCGATGGCAGTATCTTACACTTTTTAAACGAATGGAGCTTCGCACCCGAGCTTTATGCTTTGGAAATTGCACAAAGTGGTGTCGATATCATTAAAGAACGCAACCTATCTAAACTGAAAGAAGTGCAAACCTTTGATGGCTATAAAATCCCTTATGAGGACGATGCTTTCGACCTAGTGATTTTGGCGCATGTTTTGGAACACGTAGAGCACGAACGCATCCTTATCCGCGAATTAAAACGGGTAGCGAAATATATCGTAGTAGAAGTACCCAAAGATTACCGGTTTGGCGTAGATCAACGCATGAAACACTTTTTGGATTATGGCCACATTAACATGTACACACCAACTTCGTTAAGATTTTTACTGCAAAGTGAAGGCCTGGAAATTTTAGCCGATAAAGTTTCTATGACGGCAACCGAAACTGTAAAATTTAATGAATTTATTAACCGCAAAGCCCCGAAAACCTTTACTAAAAACTTAAAAATAGAACTGGAATACCGCATTAAAAAAGCTTTAGGCAATTTACTGGGAAGAAAAAACAAGAACAGTTTGCCAATGCGTACACCGTACTCACTCAAAAATCAGATTCTAACCTTCATATATTTTAGACAGTATTGCACGATAGCGAAATCGTCATTTCGAGCGTAGTAAAACGAATCCGAGAAATCTGTCTCGAGGTAGATCTCTCACAGCTCGAAGCAGGCGGGCGATTCACTGCGTTCCGGTCGAGATGACAAGGCGCAAAACGATTGTCCAATTTATTGATAGGTAATTGAAATAAAACAAACATGCAAAAACTTGCCCCCATAGCCCTTTTCGTTTATAACCGCCCGCAGCATACCGAGCGCACACTAAACTTTTTGCAACAGAATGAACTGGCAGCCGAAAGTCAGTTATTTATTTTTTCGGATGGGGCAAAAACTCCACAGGATGACGAAAAAGTTAAAGAGGTAAGGGCCATCATCAATAAAACCAAAGGTTTCAAATCCGTTAAAGTGATTGCGCGACAGGAAAATGCCGGTTTAGCCAATTCTGTAATTGCTGGTGTAAGTCAATTGGTTGACGAATATGATCAGGTAATTGTTCTTGAAGACGATCTGGTTACTTCGCCGCATATGTTAAGCTATTTTAACGATGCTTTAAACCGTTACCGCGACGAGGAAAAAGTAATGCATATCGGTGCATACATGTATCCCCTGGCAGCTGAAAAGCTCCCCCAATCGTTTTTTTATCGTGCTGCCACCAGCTGGGGATGGGCTACCTGGGGAAGGGCCTGGAAAAACTTCGAACCCGATATCAACCTTTTAATAAAACAGTTCGATAAGAAAAAGAGAAAAGCCTTTTCTATCGATCATACCATGAATTTCTGGAAACAAATGTTGGAATTTAAAAAAGGAAAAAACAATAGCTGGGCCATCAGGTGGTATGCTTCTATTTTTTTAAAAGGCGGCTTAACACTTAACCCTTCGCAATCCTTAGTCAACAATATCGGGCACGATGGAACCGGGGTACACTCGGGCATAAACGATATTTATAACGTAATTATCAACCCTAAACCCATAACAGAGTTTCCAACCTTAATTGCTGAAGACGCTAACGCATACAAATCAATAAAAGGATTTTTGGCCAAAAGGAAAGGAAATATGGTAACCCGCATCAGGCGTTTTGTTAAAGAAAAACTGACGCAGTACTTTTCTAAAAAATAGCTTTCTGTTACAAACATTGCCAAGCGTATAGCCTCTTGTTGTAAGCTATTTAAAAAATGACAAACCTTTTTTTAAACGGTCATGTTCTTTTTATACATCGAAACTATAAAAAATAAAAACATGAAAACAACAACAGCAACCGCAGAAGTATTAAACGATCTTGTCCAAATTAACAACGACCGCATTGAAGGTTACGAAAAAGGCCGCCAGGAGTTAAAAGATGGTGATGCCGATCTAAAATCACTTTTTCTCAATATGATTGGCGAAAGCCAGAAATATAAAATGGCTTTGGCAACTGAAGTATCGGCCTTAGGCGAAGACATTGAAACTGGAACGACCAATTCAGGCAAAATTTACCGGGTTTGGATGGATGTTAAAGCCATGTTTACCGGAAATGACCGCCAAACGGTTTTAAACAATTGCGAATTTGGCGAAGATGCTGCACAAAATGCTTATAAAATGGCTTTAGAGAGCGAAGATCTCCCTGCTAACATCAGAGAGCTGATTTCCGATCAAAAAGCATCGTTAAGAACCTCGCACGACGAAATTAAAAGACTGCGCGACGCACATGCCTAATTGAGTACTTATATAAAAACGAAAAACTCCCCTGGTTTATAACTGGGGGAGTTTTTTCTGCATATTGCTAGAGAAGAGATTTCTCGACTCCGTTGCACTTCGCTCGAAATGACGATATTCGATGCGAAAAACTAAGCTTCCAATTCTTTATCCAAATGTTCGGTAACCCGCTGAATGGTATTATCGATCGTGTTGCTTAAAATGGTTAGATAAGAACCTTTTTTAGCGGTCTCAATTGCTATTTGCAAACACTCAGTACTTTTGTTATTGATAATAATTTCCTTGTTCGGATCAACTTCCTTAATCCCTTTCACCAGTAAATCTACCAATTCGTGCTGTGCACGTCCCCGAAGGTATTTCTCCTGACATACGTAAATTTTATCAAACATCTGAGCCGAAATGCGGGCTGTTTCTATAATATCAGCATCTCTTCTATCGCCGGTTGCCGAAATAATACCCACATGCTCGGTTGCTTCTACGCCTTGCAGGAAACCTTTAACGCCGTTAAAGCCATCAGGGTTATGTGCAAAATCTACCAGTACTTTAAAATCTTTGAATCTGAAAACGTTCATCCTTCCCGGCGTGTGTGCAGCAGAAGGAATAAAAGTCTCTAATGCCAGGCGGATATCTTCAGGTTTGTAGCCCCACAAATAAGTTGCCAATGTTGCAGCAAGCACATTCTGGATCATAAAATTTACCGAACCGCCAAAAGTTAGCGGAATATGGGTGGCTTTATCTACCCTTAATTTCCAGTCGCCGGTTTTTATGGTAATGTAACCATTCTCGTAAATAGCGGCAATGCCACCCTTTTTACAATGCTCTTTAACTACCGGATTATTTTCATCCATGCTAAAATAAGCCACATTACAGCGGGCATCTTTCGCTATGCGTACGCAATAACCGTTATCAGCATTTAGCACGGCCCAGCCCTTACGTCTAACCGCCCCGATAACAACTGCTTTTACGCGGGTTAAATCGTCGAGGTTATGGATATCAGAAATCCCCAGGTGGTCTTCCTGAATATTGGTTACCACGCCGATATCGCAGGCATTAAAACCTAATCCGGCTCTTAAAATTCCTCCACGGGCTGTTTCTAGTACTGCAAATTCTACCGTCGGGTCCTTTAAAATAAATTCAGCACTCACCGGCCCAGTGGTATCGCCTTTCATTAACATGGTATTGTGTACGTACACCCCATCACTGGTGGTAAAACCTACACGTTTACCATTACTGCGGATAATATGTGCAATTAAACGCGTAGTAGTGGTTTTTCCGTTTGTTCCGGTTACAGCGATAATTGGAATCTGTGATAGCTTTCCTTGCGGGTAAAGCATATCTATAACCGATGCAGCCACGTTTCGGGGTAAACCTTCGCTAGGCGCCAGGTGCATCCTGAATCCAGGTGCAGCATTTACTTCCAAAACAACACCTCCGTTTTCGGTTAATGGCTGGGTGAGGTTTTGCGCCATAATGTCTATCCCGCAAATATCAAGTCCAATTACCCTCGAAATCCTTTCGCAGATAAAAATATTTTGTGGATGTACAATGTCGGTTACATCGAT is drawn from Pedobacter sp. HDW13 and contains these coding sequences:
- a CDS encoding FkbM family methyltransferase, giving the protein MSTLKALTTLIAKPNRLKALLSYGHKGYLNSIGWFMAFDKKQAVDGNGKALPWVTYSFIDFIKERINKTQHIFEYGSGSSTLFYAERAGSVTSVEHDKGWYDNVKNTSPANAEMIFCQLEKDGEYAKKATLLNRKFDIIIVDGRDRVNCCKYSVDALSANGVLVLDDSEREVYQQARVLLKAQGFKEISFSGISPGLFYEKATSVFYKENNCLGI
- a CDS encoding class I SAM-dependent methyltransferase; the encoded protein is MLSEEVKTAYDNFYTNSDVAWRMLGAKYKAQNIVEVCKGIKPQKVLEVGAGDGSILHFLNEWSFAPELYALEIAQSGVDIIKERNLSKLKEVQTFDGYKIPYEDDAFDLVILAHVLEHVEHERILIRELKRVAKYIVVEVPKDYRFGVDQRMKHFLDYGHINMYTPTSLRFLLQSEGLEILADKVSMTATETVKFNEFINRKAPKTFTKNLKIELEYRIKKALGNLLGRKNKNSLPMRTPYSLKNQILTFIYFRQYCTIAKSSFRA
- a CDS encoding glycosyltransferase gives rise to the protein MQKLAPIALFVYNRPQHTERTLNFLQQNELAAESQLFIFSDGAKTPQDDEKVKEVRAIINKTKGFKSVKVIARQENAGLANSVIAGVSQLVDEYDQVIVLEDDLVTSPHMLSYFNDALNRYRDEEKVMHIGAYMYPLAAEKLPQSFFYRAATSWGWATWGRAWKNFEPDINLLIKQFDKKKRKAFSIDHTMNFWKQMLEFKKGKNNSWAIRWYASIFLKGGLTLNPSQSLVNNIGHDGTGVHSGINDIYNVIINPKPITEFPTLIAEDANAYKSIKGFLAKRKGNMVTRIRRFVKEKLTQYFSKK
- a CDS encoding PA2169 family four-helix-bundle protein yields the protein MKTTTATAEVLNDLVQINNDRIEGYEKGRQELKDGDADLKSLFLNMIGESQKYKMALATEVSALGEDIETGTTNSGKIYRVWMDVKAMFTGNDRQTVLNNCEFGEDAAQNAYKMALESEDLPANIRELISDQKASLRTSHDEIKRLRDAHA
- the cphA gene encoding cyanophycin synthetase codes for the protein MKISNIQVLRGPNIWSINRKKLIQMRLDLEDMEQKPTNVIEGFSERIEKLLPSMFTHRCSKGVEGGFFTRVKEGTWMGHVIEHIALEIQTLAGMDTGFGRTRMTKTEGIYNVVFSYLEEKVGVYAAEAAVRIAEALIDNKEYDLEHDIRRMKEIRELEALGPSTASIVEEAVSRSIPWIRLNKSSLVQLGYGKNQVRFRATMTEKTSSIAVDIASNKEETKRLLTEAAIPVAAGVTISNIDDLEASVKKVGFPLVFKPLDGNHGKGATINVKTMEAAIAAFEYAKTYSRRVIIEKFVTGYDFRVLVIDHKVIAAAQRDPAHVRGNGIHTIQELIDKENEDPRRGYGHENVLTEIAVDRDTLDLLAKKEYTLATIPEKGEIVYLKSTANLSTGGTSIDVTDIVHPQNIFICERISRVIGLDICGIDIMAQNLTQPLTENGGVVLEVNAAPGFRMHLAPSEGLPRNVAASVIDMLYPQGKLSQIPIIAVTGTNGKTTTTRLIAHIIRSNGKRVGFTTSDGVYVHNTMLMKGDTTGPVSAEFILKDPTVEFAVLETARGGILRAGLGFNACDIGVVTNIQEDHLGISDIHNLDDLTRVKAVVIGAVRRKGWAVLNADNGYCVRIAKDARCNVAYFSMDENNPVVKEHCKKGGIAAIYENGYITIKTGDWKLRVDKATHIPLTFGGSVNFMIQNVLAATLATYLWGYKPEDIRLALETFIPSAAHTPGRMNVFRFKDFKVLVDFAHNPDGFNGVKGFLQGVEATEHVGIISATGDRRDADIIETARISAQMFDKIYVCQEKYLRGRAQHELVDLLVKGIKEVDPNKEIIINNKSTECLQIAIETAKKGSYLTILSNTIDNTIQRVTEHLDKELEA